The Acidovorax sp. RAC01 genomic sequence GACCAGTCACTAAGCAGCGCCGAAGCTTCGACAAGCTCAGCCGGAACGGATATCGGGCAGCCAGAAGACAAAAGACGCAGATGCGGCACACCACCATCACCGCCCCAGATAAACCTCAATCACCCGCTCATCCGCCTGCACCTGATCCAGCGTCCCCTCGGCCAGCACCGACCCATCGCACAGCACCGTCACCTTCTCCGAGATGGTGCGGATGAACCCCATGTCATGCTCCACCACCATCAGCGAATGTTTTCCCTTGAGGGTGAGAAACAGCTCCGCCGTGCGCGCCGTCTCTTCATCTGTCATGCCCGCTACAGGCTCGTCCAGCAGCAACAGCTTGGGGTCCTGCATCAGCAACATGCCAATCTCCAGCCACTGCTTTTGCCCGTGGCTCAGATTGCCCGACTGGCGCGTCACGCTATCGGCCAGGTGGATGGTGTGCAACACATCGGCCAGCCGGTCCGACTGCGCCGAATCGAGCTTGAAGAACATGCTCGACTTCACGCCCTTGTGCGTCTTGAGCGCCAGCTCCAGGTTTTCGAACACGCTGAGCTGCTCGAACACCGTGGGCTTTTGAAACTTGCGGCCGATG encodes the following:
- the urtD gene encoding urea ABC transporter ATP-binding protein UrtD; this translates as MTPDLMEEGARRIQAKLAPVSAGQTESGGRVAGFSRIATPGEVDVTHGRILYLEDVHVSFDGFKAINGLSLDIAPGELRCIIGPNGAGKTTMMDIITGKTRPQKGTVFFGSTIDLLRHNEPEIASLGIGRKFQKPTVFEQLSVFENLELALKTHKGVKSSMFFKLDSAQSDRLADVLHTIHLADSVTRQSGNLSHGQKQWLEIGMLLMQDPKLLLLDEPVAGMTDEETARTAELFLTLKGKHSLMVVEHDMGFIRTISEKVTVLCDGSVLAEGTLDQVQADERVIEVYLGR